One Onychostoma macrolepis isolate SWU-2019 chromosome 10, ASM1243209v1, whole genome shotgun sequence genomic region harbors:
- the arfip2b gene encoding arfaptin-2b isoform X2 gives MADSMMSKAATMEIPINSNGDSRNLAEDDSLEQLSCSSPMSVQAAKIQWSLREKDLQQVMVSGPNLNETSIVSGGYGGTTEGIIPTSSIKGPAVRVNTDFLGNRRIPNEGQGSNMHHGSSNSSMTAEEATRGVAVEKFDIVKKWGLNTYKCTKQMISERFGRGSRTVDLELEAQIEVLRETKRKYESVLHLARALTNHFYSMVQTQHALGDTFADLSQKSPELRDEFGYNAETQKLLCKNGETLLGAINFFVSSINTLVNKTMEDTLMTIKMYENARLEFDAYRADLEELNMGPRDAVTMARIEAAQQQYQIHKDKYERLRSDVSIKLKFLEENKVKVMHKQLLLFHNAISAYFAGNQQQLEQTLKQFNIKLKPPGADKPSWLEEQ, from the exons gttgtCATGTTCTTCCCCGATGTCTGTGCAGGCTGCAAAGATTCAGTGGAGCTTAAGAGAGAAG gACTTACAGCAGGTCATGGTGTCTGGGCCCAACCTAAATGAGACCAGCATTGTATCAGGTGGTTATGGAGGTACAACAGAAGGCATCATTCCGACCAGCTCCATCAAAG GCCCTGCGGTCCGTGTTAACACTGACTTTTTGGGCAACAGACGCATTCCAAATGAAGGGCAAG GGTCCAACATGCATCATGGCAGTAGCAATTCCTCAATGACAGCAGAAGAGGCCACAAGAGGTGTTGCTGTGGAGAAATTTGACATCGTGAAGAAATGGGGCTTGAACACATACAAG TGCACCAAACAGATGATCTCTGAGAGGTTTGGCCGTGGCTCACGTACTGTGGATTTGGAGCTGGAGGCTCAGATCGAGGTTCTGCGGGAAACCAAACGGAAGTACGAGAGTGTGCTGCATTTGGCACGAGCGCTAACCAACCACTTTTACAGCATGGTGCAGACGCAGCACGCCCTCGGAGACACTTTTGCCGACCTCAGTCAGAAGTCTCCAGAACTTCGG GATGAGTTTGGATATAATGCAGAAACACAGAAGTTGTTGTGCAAGAATGGAGAGACTCTGCTCGGTGCCATCAACTTCTTTGTGTCCAGCATCAACACACTGGTGAACAAAACAATGGAAGACACATTGATGACTATCAAGATGTATGAGAATGCCAG ACTAGAGTTCGATGCATACAGAGCAGATCTGGAAGAGTTGAACATGGGCCCACGGGACGCTGTTACTATGGCTCGTATCGAGGCTGCTCAGCAGCAGTACCAGATCCACAAGGACAAATATGAACGTCTCCGCAGTGATGTCAGCATCAAGCTCAAGTTCCTTGAAGAAAACAAG GTCAAAGTGATGCACAAGCAACTTCTGCTGTTCCATAATGCCATCTCTGCCTACTTTGCTGGAAACCAGCAACAGCTGGAACAGACCCTCAAGCAGTTCAACATTAAACTCAAACCACCAGGGGCTGACAAACCTTCTTGGCtggaggaacagtga
- the arfip2b gene encoding arfaptin-2b isoform X7, which produces MADSMMSKAATMEIPINSNGDSRNLAEDDSLEQLSCSSPMSVQAAKIQWSLREKDLQQVMVSGPNLNETSIVSGGYGGTTEGIIPTSSIKGSNMHHGSSNSSMTAEEATRGVAVEKFDIVKKWGLNTYKCTKQMISERFGRGSRTVDLELEAQIEVLRETKRKYESVLHLARALTNHFYSMVQTQHALGDTFADLSQKSPELRDEFGYNAETQKLLCKNGETLLGAINFFVSSINTLVNKTMEDTLMTIKMYENARLEFDAYRADLEELNMGPRDAVTMARIEAAQQQYQIHKDKYERLRSDVSIKLKFLEENKVKVMHKQLLLFHNAISAYFAGNQQQLEQTLKQFNIKLKPPGADKPSWLEEQ; this is translated from the exons gttgtCATGTTCTTCCCCGATGTCTGTGCAGGCTGCAAAGATTCAGTGGAGCTTAAGAGAGAAG gACTTACAGCAGGTCATGGTGTCTGGGCCCAACCTAAATGAGACCAGCATTGTATCAGGTGGTTATGGAGGTACAACAGAAGGCATCATTCCGACCAGCTCCATCAAAG GGTCCAACATGCATCATGGCAGTAGCAATTCCTCAATGACAGCAGAAGAGGCCACAAGAGGTGTTGCTGTGGAGAAATTTGACATCGTGAAGAAATGGGGCTTGAACACATACAAG TGCACCAAACAGATGATCTCTGAGAGGTTTGGCCGTGGCTCACGTACTGTGGATTTGGAGCTGGAGGCTCAGATCGAGGTTCTGCGGGAAACCAAACGGAAGTACGAGAGTGTGCTGCATTTGGCACGAGCGCTAACCAACCACTTTTACAGCATGGTGCAGACGCAGCACGCCCTCGGAGACACTTTTGCCGACCTCAGTCAGAAGTCTCCAGAACTTCGG GATGAGTTTGGATATAATGCAGAAACACAGAAGTTGTTGTGCAAGAATGGAGAGACTCTGCTCGGTGCCATCAACTTCTTTGTGTCCAGCATCAACACACTGGTGAACAAAACAATGGAAGACACATTGATGACTATCAAGATGTATGAGAATGCCAG ACTAGAGTTCGATGCATACAGAGCAGATCTGGAAGAGTTGAACATGGGCCCACGGGACGCTGTTACTATGGCTCGTATCGAGGCTGCTCAGCAGCAGTACCAGATCCACAAGGACAAATATGAACGTCTCCGCAGTGATGTCAGCATCAAGCTCAAGTTCCTTGAAGAAAACAAG GTCAAAGTGATGCACAAGCAACTTCTGCTGTTCCATAATGCCATCTCTGCCTACTTTGCTGGAAACCAGCAACAGCTGGAACAGACCCTCAAGCAGTTCAACATTAAACTCAAACCACCAGGGGCTGACAAACCTTCTTGGCtggaggaacagtga
- the arfip2b gene encoding arfaptin-2b isoform X6, with protein sequence MADSMMSKAATMEIPINSNGDSRNLAEDDSLEQSCSSPMSVQAAKIQWSLREKVGSPTGLRDLQQVMVSGPNLNETSIVSGGYGGTTEGIIPTSSIKGSNMHHGSSNSSMTAEEATRGVAVEKFDIVKKWGLNTYKCTKQMISERFGRGSRTVDLELEAQIEVLRETKRKYESVLHLARALTNHFYSMVQTQHALGDTFADLSQKSPELRDEFGYNAETQKLLCKNGETLLGAINFFVSSINTLVNKTMEDTLMTIKMYENARLEFDAYRADLEELNMGPRDAVTMARIEAAQQQYQIHKDKYERLRSDVSIKLKFLEENKVKVMHKQLLLFHNAISAYFAGNQQQLEQTLKQFNIKLKPPGADKPSWLEEQ encoded by the exons gtCATGTTCTTCCCCGATGTCTGTGCAGGCTGCAAAGATTCAGTGGAGCTTAAGAGAGAAGGTAGGGAGTCCCACAGGCCTCAGG gACTTACAGCAGGTCATGGTGTCTGGGCCCAACCTAAATGAGACCAGCATTGTATCAGGTGGTTATGGAGGTACAACAGAAGGCATCATTCCGACCAGCTCCATCAAAG GGTCCAACATGCATCATGGCAGTAGCAATTCCTCAATGACAGCAGAAGAGGCCACAAGAGGTGTTGCTGTGGAGAAATTTGACATCGTGAAGAAATGGGGCTTGAACACATACAAG TGCACCAAACAGATGATCTCTGAGAGGTTTGGCCGTGGCTCACGTACTGTGGATTTGGAGCTGGAGGCTCAGATCGAGGTTCTGCGGGAAACCAAACGGAAGTACGAGAGTGTGCTGCATTTGGCACGAGCGCTAACCAACCACTTTTACAGCATGGTGCAGACGCAGCACGCCCTCGGAGACACTTTTGCCGACCTCAGTCAGAAGTCTCCAGAACTTCGG GATGAGTTTGGATATAATGCAGAAACACAGAAGTTGTTGTGCAAGAATGGAGAGACTCTGCTCGGTGCCATCAACTTCTTTGTGTCCAGCATCAACACACTGGTGAACAAAACAATGGAAGACACATTGATGACTATCAAGATGTATGAGAATGCCAG ACTAGAGTTCGATGCATACAGAGCAGATCTGGAAGAGTTGAACATGGGCCCACGGGACGCTGTTACTATGGCTCGTATCGAGGCTGCTCAGCAGCAGTACCAGATCCACAAGGACAAATATGAACGTCTCCGCAGTGATGTCAGCATCAAGCTCAAGTTCCTTGAAGAAAACAAG GTCAAAGTGATGCACAAGCAACTTCTGCTGTTCCATAATGCCATCTCTGCCTACTTTGCTGGAAACCAGCAACAGCTGGAACAGACCCTCAAGCAGTTCAACATTAAACTCAAACCACCAGGGGCTGACAAACCTTCTTGGCtggaggaacagtga
- the arfip2b gene encoding arfaptin-2b isoform X1: MADSMMSKAATMEIPINSNGDSRNLAEDDSLEQSCSSPMSVQAAKIQWSLREKVGSPTGLRDLQQVMVSGPNLNETSIVSGGYGGTTEGIIPTSSIKGPAVRVNTDFLGNRRIPNEGQGSNMHHGSSNSSMTAEEATRGVAVEKFDIVKKWGLNTYKCTKQMISERFGRGSRTVDLELEAQIEVLRETKRKYESVLHLARALTNHFYSMVQTQHALGDTFADLSQKSPELRDEFGYNAETQKLLCKNGETLLGAINFFVSSINTLVNKTMEDTLMTIKMYENARLEFDAYRADLEELNMGPRDAVTMARIEAAQQQYQIHKDKYERLRSDVSIKLKFLEENKVKVMHKQLLLFHNAISAYFAGNQQQLEQTLKQFNIKLKPPGADKPSWLEEQ; the protein is encoded by the exons gtCATGTTCTTCCCCGATGTCTGTGCAGGCTGCAAAGATTCAGTGGAGCTTAAGAGAGAAGGTAGGGAGTCCCACAGGCCTCAGG gACTTACAGCAGGTCATGGTGTCTGGGCCCAACCTAAATGAGACCAGCATTGTATCAGGTGGTTATGGAGGTACAACAGAAGGCATCATTCCGACCAGCTCCATCAAAG GCCCTGCGGTCCGTGTTAACACTGACTTTTTGGGCAACAGACGCATTCCAAATGAAGGGCAAG GGTCCAACATGCATCATGGCAGTAGCAATTCCTCAATGACAGCAGAAGAGGCCACAAGAGGTGTTGCTGTGGAGAAATTTGACATCGTGAAGAAATGGGGCTTGAACACATACAAG TGCACCAAACAGATGATCTCTGAGAGGTTTGGCCGTGGCTCACGTACTGTGGATTTGGAGCTGGAGGCTCAGATCGAGGTTCTGCGGGAAACCAAACGGAAGTACGAGAGTGTGCTGCATTTGGCACGAGCGCTAACCAACCACTTTTACAGCATGGTGCAGACGCAGCACGCCCTCGGAGACACTTTTGCCGACCTCAGTCAGAAGTCTCCAGAACTTCGG GATGAGTTTGGATATAATGCAGAAACACAGAAGTTGTTGTGCAAGAATGGAGAGACTCTGCTCGGTGCCATCAACTTCTTTGTGTCCAGCATCAACACACTGGTGAACAAAACAATGGAAGACACATTGATGACTATCAAGATGTATGAGAATGCCAG ACTAGAGTTCGATGCATACAGAGCAGATCTGGAAGAGTTGAACATGGGCCCACGGGACGCTGTTACTATGGCTCGTATCGAGGCTGCTCAGCAGCAGTACCAGATCCACAAGGACAAATATGAACGTCTCCGCAGTGATGTCAGCATCAAGCTCAAGTTCCTTGAAGAAAACAAG GTCAAAGTGATGCACAAGCAACTTCTGCTGTTCCATAATGCCATCTCTGCCTACTTTGCTGGAAACCAGCAACAGCTGGAACAGACCCTCAAGCAGTTCAACATTAAACTCAAACCACCAGGGGCTGACAAACCTTCTTGGCtggaggaacagtga
- the arfip2b gene encoding arfaptin-2b isoform X3 → MADSMMSKAATMEIPINSNGDSRNLAEDDSLEQSCSSPMSVQAAKIQWSLREKDLQQVMVSGPNLNETSIVSGGYGGTTEGIIPTSSIKGPAVRVNTDFLGNRRIPNEGQGSNMHHGSSNSSMTAEEATRGVAVEKFDIVKKWGLNTYKCTKQMISERFGRGSRTVDLELEAQIEVLRETKRKYESVLHLARALTNHFYSMVQTQHALGDTFADLSQKSPELRDEFGYNAETQKLLCKNGETLLGAINFFVSSINTLVNKTMEDTLMTIKMYENARLEFDAYRADLEELNMGPRDAVTMARIEAAQQQYQIHKDKYERLRSDVSIKLKFLEENKVKVMHKQLLLFHNAISAYFAGNQQQLEQTLKQFNIKLKPPGADKPSWLEEQ, encoded by the exons gtCATGTTCTTCCCCGATGTCTGTGCAGGCTGCAAAGATTCAGTGGAGCTTAAGAGAGAAG gACTTACAGCAGGTCATGGTGTCTGGGCCCAACCTAAATGAGACCAGCATTGTATCAGGTGGTTATGGAGGTACAACAGAAGGCATCATTCCGACCAGCTCCATCAAAG GCCCTGCGGTCCGTGTTAACACTGACTTTTTGGGCAACAGACGCATTCCAAATGAAGGGCAAG GGTCCAACATGCATCATGGCAGTAGCAATTCCTCAATGACAGCAGAAGAGGCCACAAGAGGTGTTGCTGTGGAGAAATTTGACATCGTGAAGAAATGGGGCTTGAACACATACAAG TGCACCAAACAGATGATCTCTGAGAGGTTTGGCCGTGGCTCACGTACTGTGGATTTGGAGCTGGAGGCTCAGATCGAGGTTCTGCGGGAAACCAAACGGAAGTACGAGAGTGTGCTGCATTTGGCACGAGCGCTAACCAACCACTTTTACAGCATGGTGCAGACGCAGCACGCCCTCGGAGACACTTTTGCCGACCTCAGTCAGAAGTCTCCAGAACTTCGG GATGAGTTTGGATATAATGCAGAAACACAGAAGTTGTTGTGCAAGAATGGAGAGACTCTGCTCGGTGCCATCAACTTCTTTGTGTCCAGCATCAACACACTGGTGAACAAAACAATGGAAGACACATTGATGACTATCAAGATGTATGAGAATGCCAG ACTAGAGTTCGATGCATACAGAGCAGATCTGGAAGAGTTGAACATGGGCCCACGGGACGCTGTTACTATGGCTCGTATCGAGGCTGCTCAGCAGCAGTACCAGATCCACAAGGACAAATATGAACGTCTCCGCAGTGATGTCAGCATCAAGCTCAAGTTCCTTGAAGAAAACAAG GTCAAAGTGATGCACAAGCAACTTCTGCTGTTCCATAATGCCATCTCTGCCTACTTTGCTGGAAACCAGCAACAGCTGGAACAGACCCTCAAGCAGTTCAACATTAAACTCAAACCACCAGGGGCTGACAAACCTTCTTGGCtggaggaacagtga
- the arfip2b gene encoding arfaptin-2b isoform X4: MADSMMSKAATMEIPINSNGDSRNLAEDDSLEQAAKIQWSLREKVGSPTGLRDLQQVMVSGPNLNETSIVSGGYGGTTEGIIPTSSIKGPAVRVNTDFLGNRRIPNEGQGSNMHHGSSNSSMTAEEATRGVAVEKFDIVKKWGLNTYKCTKQMISERFGRGSRTVDLELEAQIEVLRETKRKYESVLHLARALTNHFYSMVQTQHALGDTFADLSQKSPELRDEFGYNAETQKLLCKNGETLLGAINFFVSSINTLVNKTMEDTLMTIKMYENARLEFDAYRADLEELNMGPRDAVTMARIEAAQQQYQIHKDKYERLRSDVSIKLKFLEENKVKVMHKQLLLFHNAISAYFAGNQQQLEQTLKQFNIKLKPPGADKPSWLEEQ; the protein is encoded by the exons GCTGCAAAGATTCAGTGGAGCTTAAGAGAGAAGGTAGGGAGTCCCACAGGCCTCAGG gACTTACAGCAGGTCATGGTGTCTGGGCCCAACCTAAATGAGACCAGCATTGTATCAGGTGGTTATGGAGGTACAACAGAAGGCATCATTCCGACCAGCTCCATCAAAG GCCCTGCGGTCCGTGTTAACACTGACTTTTTGGGCAACAGACGCATTCCAAATGAAGGGCAAG GGTCCAACATGCATCATGGCAGTAGCAATTCCTCAATGACAGCAGAAGAGGCCACAAGAGGTGTTGCTGTGGAGAAATTTGACATCGTGAAGAAATGGGGCTTGAACACATACAAG TGCACCAAACAGATGATCTCTGAGAGGTTTGGCCGTGGCTCACGTACTGTGGATTTGGAGCTGGAGGCTCAGATCGAGGTTCTGCGGGAAACCAAACGGAAGTACGAGAGTGTGCTGCATTTGGCACGAGCGCTAACCAACCACTTTTACAGCATGGTGCAGACGCAGCACGCCCTCGGAGACACTTTTGCCGACCTCAGTCAGAAGTCTCCAGAACTTCGG GATGAGTTTGGATATAATGCAGAAACACAGAAGTTGTTGTGCAAGAATGGAGAGACTCTGCTCGGTGCCATCAACTTCTTTGTGTCCAGCATCAACACACTGGTGAACAAAACAATGGAAGACACATTGATGACTATCAAGATGTATGAGAATGCCAG ACTAGAGTTCGATGCATACAGAGCAGATCTGGAAGAGTTGAACATGGGCCCACGGGACGCTGTTACTATGGCTCGTATCGAGGCTGCTCAGCAGCAGTACCAGATCCACAAGGACAAATATGAACGTCTCCGCAGTGATGTCAGCATCAAGCTCAAGTTCCTTGAAGAAAACAAG GTCAAAGTGATGCACAAGCAACTTCTGCTGTTCCATAATGCCATCTCTGCCTACTTTGCTGGAAACCAGCAACAGCTGGAACAGACCCTCAAGCAGTTCAACATTAAACTCAAACCACCAGGGGCTGACAAACCTTCTTGGCtggaggaacagtga
- the arfip2b gene encoding arfaptin-2b isoform X9 — MADSMMSKAATMEIPINSNGDSRNLAEDDSLEQAAKIQWSLREKDLQQVMVSGPNLNETSIVSGGYGGTTEGIIPTSSIKGSNMHHGSSNSSMTAEEATRGVAVEKFDIVKKWGLNTYKCTKQMISERFGRGSRTVDLELEAQIEVLRETKRKYESVLHLARALTNHFYSMVQTQHALGDTFADLSQKSPELRDEFGYNAETQKLLCKNGETLLGAINFFVSSINTLVNKTMEDTLMTIKMYENARLEFDAYRADLEELNMGPRDAVTMARIEAAQQQYQIHKDKYERLRSDVSIKLKFLEENKVKVMHKQLLLFHNAISAYFAGNQQQLEQTLKQFNIKLKPPGADKPSWLEEQ, encoded by the exons GCTGCAAAGATTCAGTGGAGCTTAAGAGAGAAG gACTTACAGCAGGTCATGGTGTCTGGGCCCAACCTAAATGAGACCAGCATTGTATCAGGTGGTTATGGAGGTACAACAGAAGGCATCATTCCGACCAGCTCCATCAAAG GGTCCAACATGCATCATGGCAGTAGCAATTCCTCAATGACAGCAGAAGAGGCCACAAGAGGTGTTGCTGTGGAGAAATTTGACATCGTGAAGAAATGGGGCTTGAACACATACAAG TGCACCAAACAGATGATCTCTGAGAGGTTTGGCCGTGGCTCACGTACTGTGGATTTGGAGCTGGAGGCTCAGATCGAGGTTCTGCGGGAAACCAAACGGAAGTACGAGAGTGTGCTGCATTTGGCACGAGCGCTAACCAACCACTTTTACAGCATGGTGCAGACGCAGCACGCCCTCGGAGACACTTTTGCCGACCTCAGTCAGAAGTCTCCAGAACTTCGG GATGAGTTTGGATATAATGCAGAAACACAGAAGTTGTTGTGCAAGAATGGAGAGACTCTGCTCGGTGCCATCAACTTCTTTGTGTCCAGCATCAACACACTGGTGAACAAAACAATGGAAGACACATTGATGACTATCAAGATGTATGAGAATGCCAG ACTAGAGTTCGATGCATACAGAGCAGATCTGGAAGAGTTGAACATGGGCCCACGGGACGCTGTTACTATGGCTCGTATCGAGGCTGCTCAGCAGCAGTACCAGATCCACAAGGACAAATATGAACGTCTCCGCAGTGATGTCAGCATCAAGCTCAAGTTCCTTGAAGAAAACAAG GTCAAAGTGATGCACAAGCAACTTCTGCTGTTCCATAATGCCATCTCTGCCTACTTTGCTGGAAACCAGCAACAGCTGGAACAGACCCTCAAGCAGTTCAACATTAAACTCAAACCACCAGGGGCTGACAAACCTTCTTGGCtggaggaacagtga
- the arfip2b gene encoding arfaptin-2b isoform X11: MADSMMSKAATMEIPINSNGDSRNLAEDDSLEQAAKIQWSLREKVGSPTGLRDLQQVMVSGPNLNETSIVSGGYGGTTEGIIPTSSIKDLRMKSRGVSIAPSQIAACRIAHQSEDIPCIPGSNMHHGSSNSSMTAEEATRGVAVEKFDIVKKWGLNTYKCTKQMISERFGRGSRTVDLELEAQIEVLRETKRKYESVLHLARALTNHFYSMVQTQHALGDTFADLSQKSPELRDEFGYNAETQKLLCKNGETLLGAINFFVSSINTLVNKTMEDTLMTIKMYENARLEFDAYRADLEELNMGPRDAVTMARIEAAQQQYQIHKDKYERLRSDVSIKLKFLEENKVKVMHKQLLLFHNAISAYFAGNQQQLEQTLKQFNIKLKPPGADKPSWLEEQ, translated from the exons GCTGCAAAGATTCAGTGGAGCTTAAGAGAGAAGGTAGGGAGTCCCACAGGCCTCAGG gACTTACAGCAGGTCATGGTGTCTGGGCCCAACCTAAATGAGACCAGCATTGTATCAGGTGGTTATGGAGGTACAACAGAAGGCATCATTCCGACCAGCTCCATCAAAG ACCTGCGAATGAAGTCTAGGGGTGTTAGCATTGCCCCAAGCCAGATTGCTGCCTGCCGAATAGCCCACCAATCAGAAGACATCCCCTGTATCCCAG GGTCCAACATGCATCATGGCAGTAGCAATTCCTCAATGACAGCAGAAGAGGCCACAAGAGGTGTTGCTGTGGAGAAATTTGACATCGTGAAGAAATGGGGCTTGAACACATACAAG TGCACCAAACAGATGATCTCTGAGAGGTTTGGCCGTGGCTCACGTACTGTGGATTTGGAGCTGGAGGCTCAGATCGAGGTTCTGCGGGAAACCAAACGGAAGTACGAGAGTGTGCTGCATTTGGCACGAGCGCTAACCAACCACTTTTACAGCATGGTGCAGACGCAGCACGCCCTCGGAGACACTTTTGCCGACCTCAGTCAGAAGTCTCCAGAACTTCGG GATGAGTTTGGATATAATGCAGAAACACAGAAGTTGTTGTGCAAGAATGGAGAGACTCTGCTCGGTGCCATCAACTTCTTTGTGTCCAGCATCAACACACTGGTGAACAAAACAATGGAAGACACATTGATGACTATCAAGATGTATGAGAATGCCAG ACTAGAGTTCGATGCATACAGAGCAGATCTGGAAGAGTTGAACATGGGCCCACGGGACGCTGTTACTATGGCTCGTATCGAGGCTGCTCAGCAGCAGTACCAGATCCACAAGGACAAATATGAACGTCTCCGCAGTGATGTCAGCATCAAGCTCAAGTTCCTTGAAGAAAACAAG GTCAAAGTGATGCACAAGCAACTTCTGCTGTTCCATAATGCCATCTCTGCCTACTTTGCTGGAAACCAGCAACAGCTGGAACAGACCCTCAAGCAGTTCAACATTAAACTCAAACCACCAGGGGCTGACAAACCTTCTTGGCtggaggaacagtga
- the arfip2b gene encoding arfaptin-2b isoform X5, whose protein sequence is MADSMMSKAATMEIPINSNGDSRNLAEDDSLEQAAKIQWSLREKDLQQVMVSGPNLNETSIVSGGYGGTTEGIIPTSSIKGPAVRVNTDFLGNRRIPNEGQGSNMHHGSSNSSMTAEEATRGVAVEKFDIVKKWGLNTYKCTKQMISERFGRGSRTVDLELEAQIEVLRETKRKYESVLHLARALTNHFYSMVQTQHALGDTFADLSQKSPELRDEFGYNAETQKLLCKNGETLLGAINFFVSSINTLVNKTMEDTLMTIKMYENARLEFDAYRADLEELNMGPRDAVTMARIEAAQQQYQIHKDKYERLRSDVSIKLKFLEENKVKVMHKQLLLFHNAISAYFAGNQQQLEQTLKQFNIKLKPPGADKPSWLEEQ, encoded by the exons GCTGCAAAGATTCAGTGGAGCTTAAGAGAGAAG gACTTACAGCAGGTCATGGTGTCTGGGCCCAACCTAAATGAGACCAGCATTGTATCAGGTGGTTATGGAGGTACAACAGAAGGCATCATTCCGACCAGCTCCATCAAAG GCCCTGCGGTCCGTGTTAACACTGACTTTTTGGGCAACAGACGCATTCCAAATGAAGGGCAAG GGTCCAACATGCATCATGGCAGTAGCAATTCCTCAATGACAGCAGAAGAGGCCACAAGAGGTGTTGCTGTGGAGAAATTTGACATCGTGAAGAAATGGGGCTTGAACACATACAAG TGCACCAAACAGATGATCTCTGAGAGGTTTGGCCGTGGCTCACGTACTGTGGATTTGGAGCTGGAGGCTCAGATCGAGGTTCTGCGGGAAACCAAACGGAAGTACGAGAGTGTGCTGCATTTGGCACGAGCGCTAACCAACCACTTTTACAGCATGGTGCAGACGCAGCACGCCCTCGGAGACACTTTTGCCGACCTCAGTCAGAAGTCTCCAGAACTTCGG GATGAGTTTGGATATAATGCAGAAACACAGAAGTTGTTGTGCAAGAATGGAGAGACTCTGCTCGGTGCCATCAACTTCTTTGTGTCCAGCATCAACACACTGGTGAACAAAACAATGGAAGACACATTGATGACTATCAAGATGTATGAGAATGCCAG ACTAGAGTTCGATGCATACAGAGCAGATCTGGAAGAGTTGAACATGGGCCCACGGGACGCTGTTACTATGGCTCGTATCGAGGCTGCTCAGCAGCAGTACCAGATCCACAAGGACAAATATGAACGTCTCCGCAGTGATGTCAGCATCAAGCTCAAGTTCCTTGAAGAAAACAAG GTCAAAGTGATGCACAAGCAACTTCTGCTGTTCCATAATGCCATCTCTGCCTACTTTGCTGGAAACCAGCAACAGCTGGAACAGACCCTCAAGCAGTTCAACATTAAACTCAAACCACCAGGGGCTGACAAACCTTCTTGGCtggaggaacagtga
- the arfip2b gene encoding arfaptin-2b isoform X8, translating into MADSMMSKAATMEIPINSNGDSRNLAEDDSLEQDLQQVMVSGPNLNETSIVSGGYGGTTEGIIPTSSIKGPAVRVNTDFLGNRRIPNEGQGSNMHHGSSNSSMTAEEATRGVAVEKFDIVKKWGLNTYKCTKQMISERFGRGSRTVDLELEAQIEVLRETKRKYESVLHLARALTNHFYSMVQTQHALGDTFADLSQKSPELRDEFGYNAETQKLLCKNGETLLGAINFFVSSINTLVNKTMEDTLMTIKMYENARLEFDAYRADLEELNMGPRDAVTMARIEAAQQQYQIHKDKYERLRSDVSIKLKFLEENKVKVMHKQLLLFHNAISAYFAGNQQQLEQTLKQFNIKLKPPGADKPSWLEEQ; encoded by the exons gACTTACAGCAGGTCATGGTGTCTGGGCCCAACCTAAATGAGACCAGCATTGTATCAGGTGGTTATGGAGGTACAACAGAAGGCATCATTCCGACCAGCTCCATCAAAG GCCCTGCGGTCCGTGTTAACACTGACTTTTTGGGCAACAGACGCATTCCAAATGAAGGGCAAG GGTCCAACATGCATCATGGCAGTAGCAATTCCTCAATGACAGCAGAAGAGGCCACAAGAGGTGTTGCTGTGGAGAAATTTGACATCGTGAAGAAATGGGGCTTGAACACATACAAG TGCACCAAACAGATGATCTCTGAGAGGTTTGGCCGTGGCTCACGTACTGTGGATTTGGAGCTGGAGGCTCAGATCGAGGTTCTGCGGGAAACCAAACGGAAGTACGAGAGTGTGCTGCATTTGGCACGAGCGCTAACCAACCACTTTTACAGCATGGTGCAGACGCAGCACGCCCTCGGAGACACTTTTGCCGACCTCAGTCAGAAGTCTCCAGAACTTCGG GATGAGTTTGGATATAATGCAGAAACACAGAAGTTGTTGTGCAAGAATGGAGAGACTCTGCTCGGTGCCATCAACTTCTTTGTGTCCAGCATCAACACACTGGTGAACAAAACAATGGAAGACACATTGATGACTATCAAGATGTATGAGAATGCCAG ACTAGAGTTCGATGCATACAGAGCAGATCTGGAAGAGTTGAACATGGGCCCACGGGACGCTGTTACTATGGCTCGTATCGAGGCTGCTCAGCAGCAGTACCAGATCCACAAGGACAAATATGAACGTCTCCGCAGTGATGTCAGCATCAAGCTCAAGTTCCTTGAAGAAAACAAG GTCAAAGTGATGCACAAGCAACTTCTGCTGTTCCATAATGCCATCTCTGCCTACTTTGCTGGAAACCAGCAACAGCTGGAACAGACCCTCAAGCAGTTCAACATTAAACTCAAACCACCAGGGGCTGACAAACCTTCTTGGCtggaggaacagtga